In Rutidosis leptorrhynchoides isolate AG116_Rl617_1_P2 unplaced genomic scaffold, CSIRO_AGI_Rlap_v1 contig108, whole genome shotgun sequence, the following are encoded in one genomic region:
- the LOC139881054 gene encoding K(+) efflux antiporter 3, chloroplastic produces the protein MWDTISCYRTSKGFDFAQHHIPIRPPSHAKSSPSSNCKIANTRRHLLLLSSSSASQINYGSKLRFSVSKSSFGSSISSIYGSSRRERAGVLAALEVASAVEVINDLGLDTLTFLAVTVVVVPAFKLLKASPILGFFLAGVVLNQFGLIRNLTDVKVLSEWGILFLLFEMGLELSLGRLKALAKFAFGMGLTQVVLSTLAFTAFELPPNGAIGTKILEFLFHSRPDLVNIRSIDEAIVIGAALSLSSSAFVLQLLAEKGELPTRFGSATLGILLFQDIAVVPLLVILPVLESQNLAEGSIWPMLAKESLKALGGLGILSLGGKYVLRRFFEVVAEARSSEAFVALCLLTVAGTSLMTQKLGFSDTLGAFLAGALLAETNFRTQIEADIRPFRGLFLGLFFMTTGTSIDMEVLLREWPNVLSLLAGLIVIKTLIISAIGPRVGLSIKESVRIGFLLSQGGEFAFVVFSLANRLGVLPLELNKLLIIVVVLSMSLTPFLNDVGRRAAEFLDDKFEGEEKEDVSVNFDASEPVVILGFGQMGQVLANLLSTPLASGENVGWPYVVFDLDPSVVKESRKLGFPTLYGDGSRPEVLQAAGISSPKAVMVMHTGKKRTTEAVQRLRLAFPAVPIYARAQDLKHLLELKEAGATDAIVENAETSLQLGSKLLTGFGVMSDDVTFYSQIVRNSMELQAQDKLSKVDEQDVDIMKPLQMRVADLIGTRASGEEESAKQIEAAKIGESSDSDAKGVLYCELEAD, from the exons ATGTGGGACACCATTTCTTGCTATCGAACTTCAAAG GGATTTGACTTTGCTCAACATCATATCCCAATTCGACCTCCATCGCATGCTAAATCATCACCTTCTTCCAATTGTAAAATCGCCAACACTCGTCGTCACCTGCTGCTTTTGAGTTCATCGTCGGCCTCTCAGATAAATTATGGGAGCAAACTTAGGTTTTCTGTCTCCAAAAGTTCATTCGGTAGCTCCATTTCCTCAATTTATGGCTCTTCCCGCCGGGAACGAGCTGGGGTATTGGCGGCGCTAGAGGTTGCTTCTGCAGTTGAAGTTATTAATGATTTAGGATTGGACACTTTGACGTTTCTGGCTGTAACTGTCGTCGTTGTTCCAGCCTTCAAGTTACTTAAAGCTAGCCCT ATCCTTGGCTTCTTTTTAGCGGGGGTTGTGCTCAACCAGTTTGGTTTGATAAGAAATCTTACTGATGTTAAAGTGCTGTCAGAATGGGGGATCCTATTTTTG CTGTTTGAGATGGGTTTGGAGCTTTCCCTAGGACGTTTAAAAGCTCTTGCGAAATTTGCTTTTGGCATGGGATTGACTCAG GTTGTGTTATCTACTCTTGCTTTCACAGCATTTGAACTTCCCCCTAATGGTGCCATTGGAACAAAAATTCTGGAGTTCCTTTTCCACTCAAGGCCGGATTTG GTAAACATCAGAAGCATTGATGAGGCTATAGTGATTGGTGCCGCCCTCTCTCTCTCTTCTTCGGCATTCGTTCTGCAG CTACTTGCAGAGAAGGGTGAGCTCCCAACAAGGTTTGGCTCAGCAACTTTGGGAATTCTTCTTTTTCAG GACATAGCAGTTGTTCCTCTCTTGGTTATTCTTCCAGTTCTGGAGAGCCAG AATTTGGCGGAGGGAAGTATATGGCCAATGCTTGCTAAAGAAAGTTTGAAGGCTTTAGGTGGACTTGGTATACTTTCTCTTGGGGGGAAATATGTTCTTAGACGCTTTTTTGAG GTTGTTGCTGAGGCGAGGAGCTCCGAGGCTTTCGTCGCCCTCTGCCTACTAACTGTTGCTGGGACATCCCTCATGACCCAGAAATTAGGGTTCAGTGATACG CTTGGAGCATTTTTGGCTGGGGCATTATTGGCAGAAACAAATTTCCGAACACAGATTGAAGCTGACATTCGGCCATTTAGAGGCCTATTTCTTGGGTTATTTTTTATGACGACTGGGACTTCAATAGACATGGAG GTCCTTCTCCGCGAGTGGCCAAATGTACTCTCACTCTTGGCAGGTTTAATCGTCATCAAGACGCTGATTATTAGTGCAATTGGTCCACGGGTTGGGCTCTCTATAAAAGAGAGTGTCAGAATAGGATTTCTTCTATCCCAAGGAGGGGAGTTTGCATTTGTAGTTTTCTCACTAGCGAACAG GCTTGGTGTATTGCCACTAGAGCTTAACAAGCTGCTTATAATTGTAGTTGTACTGTCAATGTCATTAACTCCGTTTCTTAATGATGTCGGAAGAAGGGCTGCTGAATTCCTTGATGACAAATTTGAAGGAGAGGAG AAAGAAGATGTCTCGGTGAACTTTGACGCAAGTGAGCCTGTTGTAATCCTTGGATTTGGACAAATGGGGCAG GTCCTTGCCAATTTGTTGTCTACCCCTTTGGCATCTGGCGAAAATGTTGGATGGCCTTATGTAGTTTTTGATCTCGATCCGTCCGTTGTCAAG GAATCTAGAAAACTCGGTTTTCCAACCCTGTACGGTGATGGATCACGACCTGAAGTTTTGCAGGCTGCTGGTATTTCCTCCCCAAAAGCTGTTATGGTCATGCACACAGGAAAGAAGAGGACAACTGAAGCTGTTCAAAGGCTTCGCCTCGCATTTCCAGCG GTCCCAATTTATGCCAGAGCCCAAGATCTCAAGCATCTCCTGGAGTTAAAGGAAGCAGGCGCGACAGACGCTATTGTTGAAAACGCTGAG ACAAGTTTGCAGCTTGGCTCTAAACTTTTGACTGGGTTTGGTGTCATGTCTGATGATGTGACCTTCTATAGCCAGATAGTTCGTAACTCGATGGAGTTGCAAGCTCAAGATAAATTAAGCAAGGTTGATGAGCAAGACGTGGATATTATGAAACCACTTCAG ATGAGAGTGGCCGACTTGATCGGGACACGAGCCTCTGGGGAAGAAGAATCAGCAAAGCAGATTGAGGCTGCAAAGATAGGAGAATCCTCAGATTCCGATGCCAAAGGAGTTCTATACTGTGAACTTGAAGCAGATTGA